A portion of the Bacteroides faecium genome contains these proteins:
- a CDS encoding O-antigen ligase family protein, whose translation MKTIYATTTLIGIIFMCTTINVIGGIHNIPSSSILFSITTIAIGIGVLCTFFIRQKTVFKFTCTDLFMVVLTISYLVYHLPLSGNRELGTGSLFFIYWCIRYTGKLNYSLIFYFILVSITLLLITCYSQYIGLTPSNSPYFRITGPYQNPAICAGVLSLLMSILTVWLIYSHYHTCHHRTIRIIVFVLFITSIPILIMTNCRSAWLGFIVMIVYSISSYRYRKQKKTMKHRFRKNFKYWLAGIMLLLFLIYGLYQLKPMSANGRLLIWKVTAQMIRDKPLIGYGAEGFKQHYMHYQAAYLKTKGTEQERYIAGNNHLAYNEPLRMTVEYGFLGVIIYIWFIYIIFKAPLHTTIASASARAVLITGTVWGLFSYPNEAFSILVILLIAILCLSIHNKTFLYTISTAYIHKGFKVILTVIFCYLSIILFNQYKAQHTFYKIHQSTKSSNLESFIYNCSILENNFKNEVFFWMYYCDALNEMKYDQTLQSKIQNWERLYPSPETYIIKAESLERIGQEKEAEKLYWLAHFMVPSRQKARSKLAILYKKQGKMKEALELANEILTEKVKNYSFETYRIHTTLERIFENRIK comes from the coding sequence ATGAAAACTATCTATGCCACAACAACATTGATTGGTATTATTTTTATGTGCACCACCATTAATGTGATTGGCGGCATTCATAATATACCTTCATCCTCCATTTTATTTTCAATTACAACCATTGCTATAGGAATAGGAGTTCTCTGTACATTTTTTATACGGCAAAAAACAGTATTCAAATTCACATGTACAGACTTATTTATGGTTGTGCTCACAATAAGCTATCTTGTTTATCATCTACCACTTTCAGGCAATCGGGAGCTAGGAACTGGGAGTCTTTTCTTTATTTACTGGTGTATCCGATATACAGGCAAACTTAATTATTCACTGATTTTCTATTTTATACTTGTTTCTATAACTTTGTTACTTATAACCTGTTATTCACAATATATCGGCCTAACGCCTTCCAACAGTCCATATTTTCGTATTACAGGCCCTTACCAAAATCCCGCCATTTGTGCAGGAGTACTCAGTCTGCTAATGAGTATTCTTACTGTTTGGCTTATTTATTCCCATTATCATACCTGCCATCACCGAACAATAAGAATTATTGTATTTGTATTATTCATTACTAGTATACCAATACTCATCATGACAAATTGCCGCTCCGCTTGGCTAGGATTCATAGTAATGATTGTATATTCTATTTCGAGCTACCGTTATCGAAAACAAAAAAAGACTATGAAACACCGTTTCCGAAAGAATTTCAAATATTGGTTGGCGGGAATAATGCTTCTCTTATTTCTTATTTATGGATTATATCAACTGAAACCAATGTCAGCCAACGGCAGACTATTAATATGGAAAGTAACTGCACAAATGATAAGAGATAAACCTCTTATCGGATATGGAGCAGAAGGTTTCAAACAACACTATATGCATTATCAAGCTGCTTATCTGAAAACCAAAGGTACTGAACAAGAAAGGTATATAGCCGGAAATAATCATCTGGCGTACAACGAGCCTCTCAGAATGACAGTAGAATATGGATTCTTAGGTGTTATTATCTACATTTGGTTCATTTATATCATATTCAAAGCTCCCCTACACACTACAATTGCATCCGCATCCGCCCGTGCCGTACTGATAACCGGTACTGTATGGGGACTTTTTTCTTACCCGAACGAAGCTTTCTCCATTCTTGTTATTCTGTTGATTGCCATTTTATGCCTATCAATTCATAACAAAACTTTTTTATACACCATCTCGACAGCATACATTCATAAAGGATTTAAGGTCATATTAACAGTTATCTTCTGCTACCTAAGCATCATTTTATTTAATCAATATAAAGCACAACATACATTCTATAAAATTCACCAAAGCACCAAGTCCTCTAATTTAGAGTCATTTATTTACAACTGTTCAATACTGGAAAACAATTTTAAAAATGAAGTATTTTTCTGGATGTACTATTGCGATGCCTTGAATGAAATGAAATATGACCAGACATTACAAAGTAAAATCCAAAATTGGGAAAGGTTATATCCCAGCCCCGAAACTTATATAATAAAAGCGGAATCACTGGAACGTATAGGTCAGGAAAAAGAAGCGGAGAAACTTTACTGGCTTGCACATTTCATGGTACCTTCCAGACAAAAAGCCCGTAGCAAACTGGCCATATTATATAAAAAACAAGGAAAAATGAAAGAAGCATTAGAGCTAGCTAATGAAATACTAACCGAAAAAGTAAAAAACTACAGTTTTGAGACTTATCGGATACACACGACATTAGAACGGATTTTCGAAAATCGAATTAAATAA
- a CDS encoding HAD family hydrolase, protein MKKKLKAVLFDMDGVLFNSMPYHSEAWHKVMKSHGLTLSREEAYMHEGRTGAATINIVFQRELGREATQKEIESIYQEKSVLFNSYAEAERMPGAWELLQKIKSEGLVPMVVTGSGQLSLLERLEHNFPGMFKKELMVTAFDVKYGKPHPEPYLMALKKGGLKADEAVVIENAPLGVEAGHKAGIFTIAVNTGPLNGQVLLDAGADLLFPSMQALCEAWDRTFQERF, encoded by the coding sequence ATGAAAAAGAAACTGAAAGCCGTCCTGTTCGACATGGATGGCGTACTTTTCAACTCTATGCCCTACCATTCCGAAGCCTGGCATAAAGTAATGAAATCTCACGGGCTCACTCTCAGCCGCGAAGAAGCGTATATGCACGAAGGACGGACGGGAGCTGCTACTATCAACATCGTGTTCCAACGTGAACTGGGCAGGGAAGCTACCCAGAAAGAAATAGAAAGTATCTATCAGGAGAAAAGTGTCCTGTTCAATTCGTATGCGGAAGCGGAACGTATGCCCGGTGCATGGGAGTTATTACAAAAAATAAAGAGTGAAGGACTGGTTCCTATGGTAGTGACCGGTTCGGGACAGTTATCGCTGCTCGAGCGATTGGAGCACAACTTTCCGGGAATGTTCAAAAAGGAGTTGATGGTTACGGCTTTCGATGTGAAATACGGAAAGCCACATCCTGAACCTTATCTGATGGCGCTAAAAAAAGGCGGATTGAAAGCGGATGAAGCCGTTGTCATAGAAAACGCTCCGTTAGGAGTGGAAGCCGGACATAAGGCGGGTATCTTCACTATTGCCGTCAACACGGGGCCACTGAACGGACAGGTATTGCTGGATGCGGGAGCTGATTTATTGTTCCCTTCCATGCAAGCGCTTTGCGAAGCCTGGGATAGAACTTTTCAAGAAAGATTTTGA